The Armatimonadota bacterium genome window below encodes:
- a CDS encoding NADH-quinone oxidoreductase subunit C, whose product MMRPSPRPSGGHFPEELIRKLRERFPEVRDLVEAAREELERFEREQQERQRAYQEEVERARAEGKAPPRPPRREEPTVHRYLTPALQVPLGRFREVMRFLRDDPEFQMDYLSFCSAIDWGDRLECTYHLWSTTHNHELLIKVPVDRENPRIPTVSDLWVGANWHERETYDLFGVVYEGHPDLRRILMTEDWKGHPLRKDYVYEDPEWLVELAKIRQSEIAGIEPPIGERA is encoded by the coding sequence ATGATGCGCCCGAGCCCTCGCCCGAGCGGTGGCCACTTCCCGGAAGAGCTGATCCGGAAGTTGCGGGAGCGGTTCCCGGAGGTCCGGGACCTGGTGGAGGCGGCCCGGGAAGAGTTGGAGCGGTTCGAGCGAGAGCAACAGGAGCGGCAGCGGGCCTACCAGGAGGAGGTGGAACGGGCCCGGGCGGAAGGCAAAGCCCCTCCCCGACCTCCCCGCCGGGAGGAACCCACGGTCCACCGATACCTCACCCCCGCCCTCCAGGTGCCGCTTGGACGCTTCCGGGAGGTGATGCGGTTCCTGCGGGACGACCCGGAATTCCAGATGGACTATCTGTCCTTCTGCAGTGCCATTGACTGGGGAGACCGCCTGGAGTGCACCTACCACCTGTGGTCCACCACGCACAACCACGAGCTGCTCATCAAGGTCCCCGTGGATCGGGAGAATCCCCGGATCCCCACGGTGAGCGACCTGTGGGTGGGGGCCAACTGGCACGAGCGGGAAACCTACGACCTCTTCGGCGTGGTCTACGAGGGACACCCAGACCTGCGCCGGATCCTCATGACGGAGGACTGGAAGGGGCACCCCCTTCGGAAGGACTACGTCTACGAGGATCCGGAGTGGCTCGTGGAGCTCGCGAAGATCCGCCAGAGCGAGATCGCGGGGATCGAGCCTCCCATCGGGGAGCGGGCCTAG
- a CDS encoding NADH-quinone oxidoreductase subunit I, giving the protein MPAVFERATAAVRGLMTGLRETLRTAARPKATLLYPLEKSNVSPRWHGILALPVDSEIGNDKCIICFQCERICPSRCIHIEATGRGKERVLTRFDIEMDKCQYCGLCVEVCPTEAIVFTPHYEASTYNRANLLYTLEDLHRAAPKEPVARGILR; this is encoded by the coding sequence ATGCCGGCGGTCTTCGAGAGAGCCACCGCGGCGGTCCGGGGGCTGATGACGGGATTGCGGGAGACGCTGCGCACCGCGGCCCGACCCAAGGCCACCCTGCTGTACCCACTGGAGAAATCCAACGTCTCCCCCCGCTGGCACGGGATCCTGGCCCTTCCCGTAGACAGCGAGATCGGCAACGACAAGTGCATCATCTGCTTCCAGTGCGAGCGCATCTGCCCGAGCCGCTGCATCCACATCGAGGCCACGGGGCGGGGCAAGGAGCGGGTCCTCACGCGGTTCGACATCGAGATGGACAAGTGCCAGTACTGCGGGCTGTGTGTGGAGGTCTGCCCCACGGAAGCCATCGTCTTCACCCCCCACTACGAGGCCAGCACCTACAACCGCGCCAACCTCCTATACACCCTCGAGGATCTCCACCGGGCCGCGCCCAAGGAGCCCGTCGCCCGGGGGATCCTGCGATGA
- a CDS encoding NADH-quinone oxidoreductase subunit D yields the protein MARALRTEELILNMGPQHPSTHGVLRLVVTLDGENIVEVHPDIGYLHSSVEKMMEHRNYTQCISLADRGMDYLAALLNEMAILRAVETLGGIPVPERARYIRTIFMELQRIASHLLWLGTYGIDLGATTAFLWCMRERELIMDLFESVTGGRLHHVYFRIGGVNEDLPPGWTERCREFCHYFLNRLGEYHRLLTGNPIWQARTQGIGVLTRDQAIAYGACGPVARASGLPWDVRKSHPYEVYDRVEFQVPVYTEGDCFARYLVRMDEMRESARIILQCLDQMPDGEVRTPRVSLTPKLPPGEVYTRVESPRGDLGIHLVSNGGETPWRVKIRAPSFSNLFALTQMMKGWKVADIIAILGSIDIVLADVDR from the coding sequence ATGGCAAGAGCCCTGCGCACGGAGGAGCTCATCCTGAACATGGGGCCGCAGCACCCCAGCACCCACGGGGTGCTGCGGTTGGTGGTCACCCTGGACGGGGAGAACATCGTGGAGGTCCATCCGGACATCGGCTACCTCCACTCCTCCGTGGAGAAGATGATGGAGCACCGCAACTACACCCAGTGCATCTCCCTCGCGGACCGGGGCATGGACTACCTCGCGGCCCTCCTCAACGAGATGGCCATCCTCCGGGCCGTGGAGACCCTGGGGGGGATCCCCGTGCCCGAGCGGGCCCGATACATCCGCACCATCTTCATGGAGCTGCAGCGCATCGCGAGCCACCTCCTGTGGCTGGGAACCTACGGCATCGACCTCGGGGCCACCACCGCGTTCCTGTGGTGCATGCGGGAGCGGGAGCTCATCATGGACCTCTTTGAGTCCGTCACGGGCGGCCGGCTCCACCACGTGTACTTCCGCATCGGAGGGGTGAACGAGGACCTGCCGCCGGGCTGGACGGAGCGGTGCCGGGAGTTCTGCCACTACTTCCTCAACCGGCTGGGAGAGTACCATCGGCTCCTCACCGGAAACCCCATCTGGCAGGCCCGGACCCAGGGGATCGGGGTGCTCACCCGGGACCAGGCCATCGCCTACGGCGCCTGCGGACCCGTAGCCCGGGCTTCCGGCCTTCCCTGGGACGTACGCAAGAGCCATCCCTACGAGGTCTACGACCGGGTGGAGTTCCAGGTGCCCGTGTACACGGAGGGGGACTGCTTCGCCCGGTACCTCGTGCGCATGGACGAGATGCGGGAGTCCGCCCGAATCATCCTTCAGTGCCTGGATCAGATGCCGGACGGGGAGGTGCGGACCCCCCGGGTCTCCCTCACCCCGAAGCTCCCGCCCGGGGAGGTGTACACCCGGGTGGAGAGCCCCCGAGGGGATTTGGGGATCCACCTGGTGAGCAACGGCGGGGAGACGCCGTGGCGGGTGAAGATCCGGGCTCCGTCGTTCTCCAACCTGTTCGCCCTCACCCAGATGATGAAGGGGTGGAAGGTGGCGGACATCATCGCCATCCTGGGCAGCATCGACATCGTGCTCGCGGACGTGGATCGGTAG
- a CDS encoding NADH-quinone oxidoreductase subunit B family protein has protein sequence MRDGPIRSGGPEVTSIARIPVEGSQVAPIEQLADVLYKLPGGALLLTTVENVLNWARASSLWPLTFGLACCAMEMMQAFATRFDLDRFGVIPRATPRQADLIIVSGRCTIKMAPVVRRLWEQMPEPKYVISMGSCATCGGPFYYDNYSILKGIDTVIPVDVYVPGCPPRPEALIEGVLKLQEKIMRERRLSRRGA, from the coding sequence ATGAGAGACGGTCCGATCCGTTCCGGCGGCCCGGAGGTGACCTCCATCGCCCGGATCCCGGTGGAAGGCTCTCAGGTGGCTCCCATCGAGCAGCTGGCGGATGTCCTGTATAAGCTTCCCGGTGGGGCACTGCTGCTCACCACCGTCGAGAACGTCCTGAACTGGGCCCGGGCCAGCAGCCTCTGGCCCCTCACCTTTGGCCTGGCTTGCTGCGCCATGGAGATGATGCAGGCGTTCGCCACCCGGTTCGACCTGGACCGATTCGGCGTCATCCCCCGGGCCACGCCCCGGCAGGCGGACCTCATCATCGTTTCCGGCCGATGCACCATCAAGATGGCCCCCGTGGTGCGGCGCCTGTGGGAGCAGATGCCGGAGCCCAAGTACGTGATCAGCATGGGCAGCTGCGCCACCTGCGGAGGCCCCTTCTACTACGACAACTACTCCATCCTCAAGGGCATCGACACCGTCATCCCCGTGGACGTGTATGTGCCGGGCTGCCCGCCCCGGCCGGAGGCCCTCATCGAAGGCGTGCTGAAGCTGCAGGAGAAGATCATGCGGGAGCGGCGCCTGAGCCGCAGGGGAGCCTAG
- the murA gene encoding UDP-N-acetylglucosamine 1-carboxyvinyltransferase, whose translation MSDEVLIVRGGQALEGTVEVAGAVNTVLPIMAAAALAPDVSVIENVPHCRDVLVMADILRALGCEVEVERGCCTINARRLTGTHAPAELCGRIRGSYYAAGMLLARFRRFEVGLPGGDSIGGRPVDFHIRGFQALGAEVVTERGYMIGWAEEVRGAEFYVPRRSVGTTINLMLAATRARGTTVLHNAALEPEVTDTAVFLNLMGARIRGAGTSIIVIEGVRELHGARTAVIPDRIEAGTYLIAGAATRGDVEVDGLIPEHVTALLTKLAEAGCEIEANTDRVRVRARRRLRAVDIDTAPFPGFATDLHPPFVAMLATAEGEAVIRETIYDGRMGYAYELLKMGADIRVEGNTAYLRGVDRLTGAAVQALDIRGGAAMVVAGLVAEGVTEIYGVEHIDRKYEGLDEKLRGLGADVRRATGVEAPALSPGGGLP comes from the coding sequence ATGAGCGACGAGGTCCTCATCGTACGGGGAGGTCAGGCCCTGGAAGGTACGGTAGAGGTAGCGGGTGCGGTGAACACCGTGCTCCCCATCATGGCCGCGGCGGCCCTGGCGCCGGATGTCTCGGTGATCGAGAATGTCCCGCACTGCCGCGACGTCCTGGTGATGGCGGACATCCTCCGGGCCCTGGGCTGCGAGGTGGAGGTGGAGCGAGGGTGCTGCACCATTAACGCCCGCCGCCTCACCGGAACCCACGCGCCCGCGGAGCTGTGCGGGCGCATCCGGGGTTCCTACTACGCCGCGGGCATGCTCCTCGCGCGGTTCCGGCGATTTGAGGTGGGACTCCCGGGGGGAGACAGCATCGGCGGCCGGCCCGTGGACTTCCACATCCGGGGCTTTCAGGCCCTGGGCGCGGAGGTGGTCACGGAGCGGGGCTACATGATCGGGTGGGCGGAGGAGGTGCGGGGGGCGGAGTTCTACGTGCCGCGGCGCAGCGTGGGCACCACCATCAATCTCATGCTGGCCGCCACCCGGGCTCGGGGGACGACCGTGCTCCACAACGCGGCCCTGGAACCCGAGGTGACGGACACCGCGGTGTTCCTGAACCTCATGGGCGCCCGCATCCGCGGCGCAGGCACCTCCATCATCGTGATCGAGGGTGTCCGGGAGCTCCACGGAGCCCGCACTGCGGTCATCCCGGACCGCATCGAGGCGGGCACGTACCTCATCGCGGGTGCCGCCACCCGGGGAGACGTGGAGGTGGACGGGCTCATCCCGGAGCACGTCACCGCCCTGCTCACCAAGCTCGCGGAGGCCGGGTGTGAGATCGAGGCGAACACGGATCGCGTACGGGTGCGGGCCCGCCGACGTCTGCGGGCCGTGGACATCGACACCGCGCCCTTCCCGGGATTCGCCACGGACCTCCACCCGCCCTTCGTGGCCATGCTGGCCACCGCGGAGGGCGAGGCGGTGATCCGGGAAACCATCTACGACGGCCGCATGGGGTACGCCTACGAGCTGCTGAAGATGGGGGCGGACATCCGGGTGGAGGGGAACACCGCGTACCTGCGGGGGGTGGACCGGCTCACGGGGGCGGCCGTCCAGGCCCTGGACATCCGGGGAGGGGCGGCCATGGTGGTCGCAGGGCTGGTGGCCGAGGGGGTGACGGAGATCTACGGGGTGGAGCACATTGACCGGAAGTACGAGGGGCTGGACGAGAAGCTCCGCGGGCTCGGCGCGGATGTGCGCCGCGCCACAGGGGTGGAGGCGCCCGCGCTCAGCCCGGGAGGGGGCTTGCCTTGA
- a CDS encoding IreB family regulatory phosphoprotein, giving the protein MTEQTGIYRVGEGEEDVFRILLEVYRALQERGYSPRDQLVGYLISGDPTYITGHRGARSLIRKVSRDRILDELVRFYVEQRIEPALRSA; this is encoded by the coding sequence GTGACGGAGCAGACCGGGATCTACCGCGTGGGGGAAGGGGAGGAGGACGTCTTCCGCATCCTCCTGGAGGTCTACCGGGCCTTGCAGGAGCGGGGTTACAGCCCCCGGGACCAGCTGGTGGGCTACCTCATCAGCGGGGACCCCACCTACATTACCGGTCATCGGGGCGCCCGCTCCCTCATCCGCAAGGTGAGCCGCGACCGGATCCTCGATGAGCTGGTGCGCTTTTACGTGGAGCAGCGAATCGAACCCGCCTTGAGGTCGGCATGA
- the ubiE gene encoding bifunctional demethylmenaquinone methyltransferase/2-methoxy-6-polyprenyl-1,4-benzoquinol methylase UbiE codes for MAIELGRGPLPPEQKRAYVRAMFSRIARRYDLLNGLLSLGLHRRWKRFAAACTGLVPGGAALDVCCGTGDLALLLWERVGPGGRVVGVDFARPMVEIARGRAGRRKGVWFVQGDAESLPLPDEAFDAVTVGFGIRNVADLDRALRELHRVLRPGGRLVILEFGRPRNALFRALYDLYSFTVIPWLGRRLSRHPDAYLYLPVSIRAWPDQREFPEILAHAGFASVGLHDLAGGAVVVYVACKPRREGEG; via the coding sequence GTGGCGATCGAGCTCGGCCGCGGTCCCCTCCCTCCGGAGCAGAAGCGGGCATACGTGCGCGCCATGTTCAGCCGCATCGCCCGCCGCTACGACCTCCTGAACGGTCTGCTGAGCCTCGGGCTGCACCGCCGGTGGAAGCGGTTCGCAGCCGCGTGCACGGGACTCGTCCCCGGAGGCGCCGCCCTCGATGTCTGCTGTGGGACCGGAGATCTGGCGCTGTTGCTATGGGAGCGGGTGGGCCCCGGTGGCCGGGTGGTGGGAGTGGACTTCGCTAGACCCATGGTGGAGATCGCCCGGGGACGAGCGGGGAGGAGGAAGGGGGTGTGGTTCGTGCAGGGCGATGCGGAATCTCTCCCGCTCCCGGATGAGGCCTTTGACGCGGTCACGGTGGGGTTCGGGATCCGCAACGTGGCGGACCTGGACCGGGCCCTGCGGGAGCTCCATCGGGTCCTGCGGCCGGGTGGGCGGCTGGTGATCCTGGAATTCGGGCGGCCCCGCAACGCCCTCTTCCGGGCCCTCTACGACCTTTACTCCTTCACGGTGATCCCCTGGCTGGGCCGCCGGCTCTCCCGGCATCCCGATGCCTACCTGTACCTCCCGGTCTCCATCCGGGCGTGGCCAGACCAGCGGGAGTTCCCGGAGATCCTCGCGCATGCAGGGTTTGCGTCGGTGGGGTTGCATGACCTCGCGGGCGGGGCCGTGGTGGTGTACGTGGCCTGTAAACCCCGAAGGGAGGGAGAGGGGTGA
- the truA gene encoding tRNA pseudouridine(38-40) synthase TruA, translated as MRTLKLVIAYDGTRYAGWQRQPRAPSIQEELEKAVERVTGEAIRVVGAGRTDAGVHALAQVAHFRTSSPLPAHRFVGALNHYLPRDIAVRCVQEAPETFHARRDARWRAYRYLIWNRPGRNPLLLNRALFWEGRLDLSAMREAASSLVGRHDFASFCATGSHPRTTFCTVYRLEVRQQGPLVVVEAVADRFLRHMVRMMVGTLLEVGAGKRSPESMGELLAARDSQLAGPVVEAGGLYLVRVGYTEFRAGP; from the coding sequence ATGCGCACCCTGAAGCTGGTGATCGCCTACGACGGGACCCGCTACGCGGGCTGGCAGCGCCAGCCCCGCGCCCCCTCCATCCAGGAGGAGTTGGAAAAGGCTGTGGAGCGGGTGACGGGGGAGGCCATCCGGGTGGTGGGGGCTGGCCGTACGGACGCGGGGGTGCATGCCCTGGCCCAGGTGGCCCACTTCCGCACCTCTTCCCCCCTTCCCGCGCACCGGTTCGTGGGGGCCCTCAACCACTACCTCCCCCGGGACATCGCGGTGCGGTGCGTTCAGGAGGCTCCCGAGACTTTCCATGCCAGGCGGGACGCCCGCTGGCGGGCCTACCGCTACCTCATCTGGAACCGGCCCGGCCGCAACCCGCTACTTTTAAATCGGGCCCTCTTCTGGGAGGGAAGGCTCGACCTCTCGGCCATGCGGGAGGCGGCCTCCTCCCTGGTGGGCCGGCACGACTTCGCCTCCTTCTGTGCCACCGGCAGCCATCCCCGCACCACCTTCTGCACCGTGTACCGGCTGGAAGTTCGCCAGCAGGGGCCCCTGGTGGTGGTGGAGGCGGTGGCGGATCGGTTTCTGCGGCACATGGTGCGGATGATGGTGGGGACCCTGCTGGAGGTGGGGGCAGGGAAACGGTCTCCGGAGTCCATGGGGGAGCTGCTGGCGGCCCGAGATAGCCAGCTCGCGGGTCCCGTGGTGGAGGCGGGAGGGTTGTACCTCGTGCGGGTGGGATATACTGAATTCCGGGCGGGCCCGTAG
- a CDS encoding GNAT family N-acetyltransferase, with product MQPGIAIRHEDPWPLLRRLVAVYRSAYRGLEAYAYRTDREVVEYLRWLHKRDPEGFLVADLDGEVVGFIATDARWVDYRGERIGEIHELAVDGPYQGRGIGKALCLAGLQHLRDRGHRRFGLWVGESNLRAQALYERLGFRKVGQWGIWVRMIRDDPQAGSPK from the coding sequence GTGCAACCCGGGATTGCCATCCGACACGAGGACCCGTGGCCGCTCCTTCGGCGCCTGGTGGCCGTCTACCGCAGCGCCTACCGGGGTCTTGAGGCGTATGCGTACCGCACGGATCGGGAGGTGGTGGAGTACCTCCGGTGGCTCCATAAGCGGGATCCGGAAGGGTTTCTGGTAGCCGACCTGGACGGAGAGGTGGTGGGGTTCATCGCCACCGACGCCCGATGGGTGGACTACCGGGGGGAGCGGATCGGGGAGATCCACGAACTCGCGGTAGACGGACCTTACCAGGGCCGGGGGATCGGCAAGGCTCTGTGCCTCGCTGGGCTTCAGCACCTGCGGGATCGGGGGCACCGGCGGTTCGGGCTTTGGGTGGGGGAATCCAACCTGCGGGCCCAAGCCCTCTACGAGAGGCTGGGATTCCGGAAGGTGGGGCAGTGGGGAATCTGGGTGCGGATGATCAGGGATGACCCGCAAGCCGGATCGCCGAAGTGA
- a CDS encoding M20/M25/M40 family metallo-hydrolase: MEPLLERARRELLRLVSIPSPTGHEQALLAYLEARLESLGLVPFWQPVEENRANLIWRGAERPRLLLTAHADTVPIADPPDRPRVEAGCVWGWGSADVKAGIAAILLALEEIPEVREMPVAVAFTVDEEQGGLGSKVLPEAVWAEAAVVLEPTELRICPAQAGSLEVRIELSGIPSHGGEFEAGQNAILRATELLRAFQAMGFVRAEHPLVGRGGFNVMEIRGGQLALLVPDRCTLSVDFRVLPGQEIEAVRQEVLRVVEAHGGDAEVLDESPPFELPEDAPVLCLLREAYEQALGRPAEVGAIRSWTDAENLVSAGIPAVVFGPGRLAVAHTAFEHVELRQVVDAVRVLTSAIRLAGHP; encoded by the coding sequence ATGGAGCCTCTCCTCGAGCGCGCGCGGCGGGAGCTGTTGCGGCTTGTGTCCATCCCGAGCCCCACGGGACACGAGCAGGCCCTCCTCGCGTATCTGGAGGCCCGGCTGGAATCCCTGGGGCTAGTGCCTTTTTGGCAGCCCGTGGAGGAGAACCGGGCGAACCTGATCTGGCGGGGAGCGGAGCGGCCAAGGCTGTTGCTCACCGCCCACGCGGACACGGTTCCTATCGCCGATCCCCCGGACCGGCCCCGGGTGGAGGCCGGGTGCGTGTGGGGGTGGGGAAGCGCGGATGTGAAGGCGGGGATCGCGGCCATCCTCCTGGCCCTGGAAGAGATCCCGGAGGTCCGGGAGATGCCCGTGGCCGTGGCCTTCACCGTGGATGAGGAACAGGGAGGGCTGGGGAGCAAGGTGCTGCCGGAGGCGGTGTGGGCGGAGGCGGCTGTGGTGCTGGAGCCCACGGAGCTCCGCATCTGCCCCGCGCAGGCCGGTAGCCTCGAGGTGCGCATCGAGCTATCGGGGATCCCTTCCCACGGGGGGGAGTTCGAGGCGGGCCAGAACGCCATCCTGCGGGCCACAGAACTCCTGCGGGCGTTCCAGGCCATGGGGTTCGTGCGGGCCGAGCACCCCCTGGTCGGGCGTGGCGGGTTCAACGTCATGGAGATCCGAGGAGGGCAGCTGGCCCTTTTGGTCCCGGACCGGTGTACCCTCAGCGTGGACTTCCGGGTGCTTCCGGGCCAGGAGATCGAGGCGGTCAGGCAGGAGGTCCTGCGGGTGGTGGAGGCGCACGGGGGAGATGCGGAGGTTCTCGATGAGAGCCCCCCCTTTGAACTCCCCGAGGATGCGCCCGTCCTCTGCCTTCTGCGGGAGGCGTACGAGCAGGCCCTGGGGCGGCCCGCGGAAGTCGGGGCCATCCGCAGCTGGACCGATGCGGAGAACCTGGTCTCCGCGGGGATCCCCGCGGTGGTGTTCGGGCCCGGACGGCTCGCGGTGGCCCACACGGCCTTCGAGCACGTGGAGCTCCGACAGGTGGTGGATGCGGTCCGGGTACTCACTTCGGCGATCCGGCTTGCGGGTCATCCCTGA